A single genomic interval of Cucumis sativus cultivar 9930 chromosome 5, Cucumber_9930_V3, whole genome shotgun sequence harbors:
- the LOC101217621 gene encoding protein HESO1 isoform X1 has translation MNGLTLDRVIKDILRVVEPLQDDWTARFQVINELRNVVQSIESLRGATIEPFGSFVSNLFSRWGDLDLSVQLNNGSYTSTAGKKRKQTLLRDIQNASRKNGRWYKLQLIPHARVPILKIEHIQHNISCDISIDNLVGQIKSKILLWVNEIDGRFHDMVLLVKEWAKAHDINNSKQGTFNSYSLSLLVIFHFQTCSPAIFPPLRDIYPGNVVDNLKAGVRAEVENEIARTCATNIARFKSRTANRSSLSELFVSFLAKFSDISSKASELGICPYTGQWLKIESNMRWLPKTYAIFVEDPFEQPENTARAINARQLMRISEAFRMTHLRLTSVYQNRSSILNDLARPQISQLIINSSGSASAPAFNVENYTPIRPQVHQARVMQPRPWIQHQFQNNIPRFNMGNFPAINSQAPHAGTSQSHPLVQHKTPKTKRIVSSPNVLNVGEPSKTYSGQGQQKWRPRSQRQVL, from the exons ATGAATGGTCTCACACTGGACCGTGTCATAAAGGATATACTTCGTGTGGTTGAACCATTGCAAGATGATTGGACAGCTCGGTTTCAAGTTATCAACGAGCTGCGCAATGTTGTGCAATCTATTGAAAGTCTTCGAG GTGCAACAATTGAGCCATTTGGATCCTTTGTATCTAACCTGTTTTCGCGATGGGGAGACTTGGATCTCTCTGTTCAATTGAACAATGGTTCTTATACTTCAACTGCTGGGAAGAAGCGTAAGCAGACTTTACTGAGAGATATTCAAAATGCATCAAGGAAAAATG GTCGATGGTACAAGCTACAACTAATCCCTCATGCTAGAGTACCTATTTTGAAGATCGAACATATTCAGCACAACATTTCCTGTGATATTTCCATTGATAATCTTGTGGGTCAAATCaagtccaaaattttgttgtggGTTAATGAAATAGATGGGCGCTTCCATGATATGGTTTTGCTT GTCAAAGAATGGGCAAAAGCACATGACATCAACAATTCAAAACAGGGAACTTTCAACTCATACTCTCTCAGTTTGCTTgtgatatttcattttcag ACATGCTCACCAGCCATCTTTCCTCCACTTAGAGACATATACCCAGGAAATGTTGTTGATAATCTCAAAG CAGGTGTGAGGGCTGAGGTCGAGAACGAAATTGCACGGACATGTGCTACCAACATAGCCAGGTTCAAGTCAAGAACAGCCAACAGAAGTTCTTTATCtgaactttttgtttcattcCTTGCAAAG TTTTCAGATATAAGTTCAAAAGCATCAGAGCTGGGAATCTGTCCATACACAGGGCAATGGTTGAAAATAGAAAGCAATATGAGATGGTTGccaaaaacatatgcaatattt GTTGAAGATCCATTTGAGCAACCAGAAAACACAGCCAGGGCTATCAACGCTAGGCAATTGATGAGGATTTCTGAAGCATTTCGGATGACTCATTTAAGGCTCACCTCAGTTTATCAAAATCGAAGTTCTATCCTAAATGATTTAGCCCGACCTCAAATATCGCAATTAATCATTAACTCATCTGGATCTGCTAGTGCTCCAGCATTCAATGTGGAAAATTACACCCCAATTCGTCCACAGGTTCATCAAGCCAGAGTAATGCAACCCCGTCCATGGATTCAACATCAGTTCCAGAACAATATTCCCAGATTCAATATGGGAAACTTCCCCGCTATCAATTCACAGGCTCCTCATGCTGGAACTTCACAGTCTCATCCACTGGTTCAACACAAAACGCCGAAAACAAAACGTATAGTAAGCAGTCCTAACGTTTTAAATGTGGGGGAGCCCTCAAAGACTTATAGTGGTCAAGGCCAGCAGAAGTGGAGACCGAGATCTCAGAGACAGGTATTGTGA
- the LOC101217621 gene encoding protein HESO1 isoform X2: protein MNGLTLDRVIKDILRVVEPLQDDWTARFQVINELRNVVQSIESLRGATIEPFGSFVSNLFSRWGDLDLSVQLNNGSYTSTAGKKRKQTLLRDIQNASRKNGRWYKLQLIPHARVPILKIEHIQHNISCDISIDNLVGQIKSKILLWVNEIDGRFHDMVLLVKEWAKAHDINNSKQGTFNSYSLSLLVIFHFQTCSPAIFPPLRDIYPGNVVDNLKGVRAEVENEIARTCATNIARFKSRTANRSSLSELFVSFLAKFSDISSKASELGICPYTGQWLKIESNMRWLPKTYAIFVEDPFEQPENTARAINARQLMRISEAFRMTHLRLTSVYQNRSSILNDLARPQISQLIINSSGSASAPAFNVENYTPIRPQVHQARVMQPRPWIQHQFQNNIPRFNMGNFPAINSQAPHAGTSQSHPLVQHKTPKTKRIVSSPNVLNVGEPSKTYSGQGQQKWRPRSQRQVL from the exons ATGAATGGTCTCACACTGGACCGTGTCATAAAGGATATACTTCGTGTGGTTGAACCATTGCAAGATGATTGGACAGCTCGGTTTCAAGTTATCAACGAGCTGCGCAATGTTGTGCAATCTATTGAAAGTCTTCGAG GTGCAACAATTGAGCCATTTGGATCCTTTGTATCTAACCTGTTTTCGCGATGGGGAGACTTGGATCTCTCTGTTCAATTGAACAATGGTTCTTATACTTCAACTGCTGGGAAGAAGCGTAAGCAGACTTTACTGAGAGATATTCAAAATGCATCAAGGAAAAATG GTCGATGGTACAAGCTACAACTAATCCCTCATGCTAGAGTACCTATTTTGAAGATCGAACATATTCAGCACAACATTTCCTGTGATATTTCCATTGATAATCTTGTGGGTCAAATCaagtccaaaattttgttgtggGTTAATGAAATAGATGGGCGCTTCCATGATATGGTTTTGCTT GTCAAAGAATGGGCAAAAGCACATGACATCAACAATTCAAAACAGGGAACTTTCAACTCATACTCTCTCAGTTTGCTTgtgatatttcattttcag ACATGCTCACCAGCCATCTTTCCTCCACTTAGAGACATATACCCAGGAAATGTTGTTGATAATCTCAAAG GTGTGAGGGCTGAGGTCGAGAACGAAATTGCACGGACATGTGCTACCAACATAGCCAGGTTCAAGTCAAGAACAGCCAACAGAAGTTCTTTATCtgaactttttgtttcattcCTTGCAAAG TTTTCAGATATAAGTTCAAAAGCATCAGAGCTGGGAATCTGTCCATACACAGGGCAATGGTTGAAAATAGAAAGCAATATGAGATGGTTGccaaaaacatatgcaatattt GTTGAAGATCCATTTGAGCAACCAGAAAACACAGCCAGGGCTATCAACGCTAGGCAATTGATGAGGATTTCTGAAGCATTTCGGATGACTCATTTAAGGCTCACCTCAGTTTATCAAAATCGAAGTTCTATCCTAAATGATTTAGCCCGACCTCAAATATCGCAATTAATCATTAACTCATCTGGATCTGCTAGTGCTCCAGCATTCAATGTGGAAAATTACACCCCAATTCGTCCACAGGTTCATCAAGCCAGAGTAATGCAACCCCGTCCATGGATTCAACATCAGTTCCAGAACAATATTCCCAGATTCAATATGGGAAACTTCCCCGCTATCAATTCACAGGCTCCTCATGCTGGAACTTCACAGTCTCATCCACTGGTTCAACACAAAACGCCGAAAACAAAACGTATAGTAAGCAGTCCTAACGTTTTAAATGTGGGGGAGCCCTCAAAGACTTATAGTGGTCAAGGCCAGCAGAAGTGGAGACCGAGATCTCAGAGACAGGTATTGTGA
- the LOC101217153 gene encoding probable methyltransferase PMT11 has translation MKPFFICDSLKSPSIFKISALILISLTFFYLGKHWSDGYPQLIFFTETRYPPPSVSISPNHDTLFNVSSLIELNLTREAPEKPLSSASAPLPSPILPSSPPPPTPPPSDSVQRFGIVDENGTMADEFEVGDLDPELTENWGNETESGTDESGSAKIRIKKFALCPKSMREYIPCLDNVDAIKQLKSTEKGEKFERHCPDSGGGLSCLVPAPKGYKMPIPWPRSRDEVWFNNVPHTRLVDDKGGQNWISRDKDKFKFPGGGTQFIHGANEYLDHISKIVPDVAFGSHTRVVLDIGCGVASFGAYLLSRNVVTMSIAPKDVHENQIQFALERGVPAMVAAFSTRRLLYPSQAFDLIHCSRCRINWTRDDGVLLLEVDRMLRAGGYFAWAAQPVYKHEEALEQQWEEMINLTTRLCWKFVKKDGYIAIWQKPMNNSCYLTRDAEVKPPLCDIDDDPDKVWYVKLKPCITRLPENGFGRNVTKWPARLQTPPDRLQSIQYDAYISRNELFTAESKYWNEIIGSYVRALHWKKIRLRNVMDMRAGFGGFAAALIDHKLDSWVMNVVPVSGPNTLPVIYDRGLLGVLHDWCEPFDTYPRTYDLLHAAGLFSVEMRRCSMSTIMLEMDRILRPGGRVYVRDTVAVMDELQAIGKAMGWRVSLRDTSEGPHASYRILIGEKRLLHT, from the exons ATGAAACCTTTCTTCATTTGCGATTCACTGAAGAGCCCATCGATCTTCAAGATCTCTGCCCTCATTTTAATCTCCCTCACCTTCTTTTACCTGGGTAAGCATTGGTCTGATGGGTACCCACAGCTCATCTTCTTCACTGAAACTCGATATCCTCCTCCTTCAGTGTCAATCTCGCCTAATCACGACACCCTCTTTAATGTTTCTTCTCTGATCGAACTGAATCTAACCCGTGAAGCTCCGGAAAAGCCCCTTTCTTCCGCCTCTGCCCCGCTCCCATCTCCGATTCTTCCTTCATCTCCTCCTCCACCGACGCCTCCTCCCTCTGATTCGGTGCAGAGATTCGGGATCGTGGACGAGAATGGAACGATGGCTGACGAGTTTGAGGTGGGGGATTTGGATCCCGAGTTAACGGAGAATTGGGGGAATGAGACTGAGAGTGGGACGGATGAGAGTGGGTCTGCCAAGATTAGGATCAAGAAGTTTGCTCTTTGCCCAAAGAGCATGAGGGAGTACATACCTTGCTTGGATAATGTGGATGCCATTAAGCAGCTGAAGTCAACGGAAAAGGGGGAAAAGTTCGAGCGGCATTGCCCTGATTCTGGTGGGGGATTGAGCTGCTTAGTTCCGGCACCGAAAGGATATAAAATGCCAATTCCCTGGCCAAGGAGCCGTGATGAG GTATGGTTCAACAATGTTCCTCATACCCGTTTGGTTGATGACAAAGGGGGTCAAAACTGGATTTCCCGGgacaaagataaatttaaatttcctGGAGGTGGTACACAATTCATTCATGGTGCAAATGAATACTTGGATCATATATCTAAA ATTGTTCCTGATGTTGCTTTTGGTAGTCATACACGAGTAGTCTTGGATATTGGGTGTGGTGTTGCAAGTTTTGGTGCCTACCTGCTGTCACGGAATGTGGTAACAATGTCAATTGCTCCTAAAGATGTTCACgagaatcaaattcaatttgcTCTTGAACGTGGTGTTCCTGCAATGGTTGCAGCATTTTCTACTCGTCGTTTACTGTATCCAAGTCAGGCTTTTGACTTGATACATTGTTCAAGATGTAGAATTAATTGGACTCGTGATG ATGGAGTTCTATTGCTGGAGGTTGACAGAATGCTAAGGGCTGGAGGATACTTTGCTTGGGCAGCACAACCTGTTTACAAGCACGAAGAAGCCTTGGAACAGCAGTGGGAAG AGATGATTAACCTTACCACTCGTCTCTGCTGGAAGTTCGTGAAAAAGGATGGATATATAGCAATATGGCAAAAGCCAATGAATAATAGCTGCTATCTTACCCGTGATGCAGAAGTTAAGCCTCCACTTTGTGACATAGACGATGATCCAGATAAAGTTTG GTATGTCAAGCTGAAGCCTTGCATTACTCGGCTGCCAGAAAATGGTTTTGGCAGAAATGTGACGAAATGGCCTGCACGTTTGCAGACTCCTCCAGATAGGCTCCAGAGCATTCAATATGATGCATATATTTCTAGAAATGAGCTCTTCACGGCAGAATCTAAATATTGGAATGAAATTATAGGAAGCTATGTGCGTGCATTACATTGGAAGAAGATAAGACTAAGGAATGTAATGGATATGAGAGCTGGATTTGGAGG GTTTGCTGCAGCATTAATTGATCATAAATTGGATTCGTGGGTGATGAATGTCGTCCCCGTGAGTGGACCGAACACCTTACCCGTCATATACGACCGTGGACTTCTTGGAGTTCTTCATGATTG GTGTGAACCTTTCGATACATACCCAAGAACATATGATCTATTGCATGCAGCTGGTCTTTTTTCAGTCGAAATGAGAAG ATGCAGTATGTCAACAATCATGCTCGAAATGGATCGGATCTTAAGGCCAGGGGGCCGAGTATACGTCCGTGATACTGTTGCTGTCATGGATGAGCTTCAAGCCATTGGAAAGGCGATGGGTTGGCGTGTTAGCCTGCGTGATACCTCCGAAGGACCCCATGCAAGTTACAGGATACTGATCGGTGAAAAACGCCTCTTGCACACATGA